Sequence from the Cucumis sativus cultivar 9930 chromosome 1, Cucumber_9930_V3, whole genome shotgun sequence genome:
ATTCGTGGTTCGATCAAGCTGAAATTTTGACcgtgtattctttcattctgGACGATGGAGATTTTGTTTGAAGCTATCTACAGTCAGATTCTAGTTGATAGTTGGCTACCACATATTGTGagatctttctttttttctttcattgttattgttgtttgttGTCGGGATTGTTATTCTTAAGATACTTGCCTCTAGTTGTGACTAGGGAGAACTTTGTTGTACCCATTAAAGATTATAGTGAAGATTTTGACTTCGGTCCGTGGTTTTTTACTCCTCACTGAGGGGTTTTTCCACGTTAAATTTGTTGTGTGCATATACTTTGATTATGTTGAGTAGTATTCTGTCAGGTTCACATAAAAGTGGGATAATTGATCTAAGTGAAAGGTGTTTATCCCAACATATATATGGGTAATACTATGTAGTTTTTGTAGTTAATGTAAAGTAACTTTGGggagtaaaataattaaacttataaaactTTTATAGTTGTAAACAAATGGACTAGAGGATGCCAACCATTGGAAATTGGACACAGATACTACTTGGAGTTTTGATCTTCAAGACAACAGATTGAGTTGAAATAATTAGATAGTTCTGCACTGAAGCATTAGCTATTTGTGAAAGTCATCTTTGTATTTCCTTTATCGTGTTCGACTTGCAATTGTTTGGAAgttgttaattttcttaatgCATAGGTTCTCTTTGAATCTTATTGAAGTCTTGTTCTTCATCAACGAAGCTAAGGGTCATACCCATATCAGGGGCAGCATTTCCTTTTATCCATTTCTATTGAATGAATAATGTCTTGGGCCATTCATTGGCTTGTAGGCGTGGTTTGAGtctcttgtttcttttaatataatcaTTAAGGGACTATTTGGGATGGGTATTATGGGAGATTGAAGTGGGTTAACTCACTCCTTGTTTGGGGTCCAATATCTCGTGAAAAGTGAAgtagaatttaattatagttATTATTGTCTTTCTATTATGCACATgcaatgaaatatttaaacttaaactgcttttatcaaaagagtttaaaaatctaaataagtcttaagttttttagtcaaagtgatcaaacaaaaaaaaataaaaaatgtatatttaaatcctaaattttGTACGCTAGGTATAACatactcttaaattttaaaattatgtacaATCGTGtgttttaaaatctaattatgTGTCAAATACATTCAAAAATTTAAgcttttgtcatttattttcttcaagttttaCTCGGGAAGGggattcatattttttatatacaaaaattgataaaaacaaagatgaaaaggaaagtTCTAATgtgttcatttatttttattccattttctattttttatttgagtagtaaaaaaaatctttttatttacatatatataaaacaacaaattctatatttattcgcttgaaacaataaaaaattactaaaaaaatcttatttaatacataaaattataaacaaatttttaatcttttttaggTAAACCAACTTAAGTTATTTCAacctttaaattatttgacttGTCATCCAAAAATTatagtaataattttaaaatggaaatgaaagtactattttaaattttaaatttggaaactaaaataaaattaaaaagaaaaaagaaaaaccttcaATTTATCCCATATGTTAAGCCCATGGTTTAAAACCATGGGCCAACCTGATGCCAAGCCAAGGGGTCAAACATCCGAGAGTTACTAGATCTTTGAACATGAACTTAATAGCTTGcatgtatttttaattatgcattGACGTAGCTAAAATGCATAATGTGTTGATATTGATGACGGATATGTTTATGATACATGAAATATTAATCACATGAGACATTATGTTTGACATTCATTCCATGTTATGATGTTATGATGTTATGATATACTACATGCTATGTATAAgtgttttgttaattttgtctATTATGGTCGTACCCATATGGGTCTCCCTCATAATCATTACCTTTTTTATGACTGATATGAGTTGGACGAGACCACTAGTTTGTCATGtgttatgtttctttttatgacTGATGTGAGTTCGGCGAGACCACTAGCCTGTCATGTGTTATGTTTCTTTCTATGACTGATGTGAGTTCGACAGAACTGTCATgttaagcttatttttatGACTGATGCGAGTTCAACGAGACCACTAGCTTGTCATGTTATGTTTTATGAGTTATTACAACCTGATTCTCTCAGGTGTATCTTTTGAGTTTACCGAGAGTCCAAATGTGTCCCTATAGGATCACTGGAGACAATACTAGTGGTCCTTGTTTGAGGATCAATATGAAGTTAACAGACACCTAGTGGGACTACTAGTCCCTTACTGAGCACGTGTTTAGAATCATCATTTTATATGTCTAACATTTCAGACAAAGGTAAAGATAGAGGAAAGCTGATAAGCAACAAGAAGGATTCGTGACATGCCATATGTGGACACaattttgcttttgctttttatttcattttcagtgTTTTCAGCTTAaacatttcatctttttatttttactatctTTAAAACGAAAGAACTAGTTGCGGAGCATGTTTTCatggtattttttaaaatgaaaatttagtttttctcttcaagaaattaacaaaattgttatttatctttaaagTAATTATCTCAGCTTAGTATAAAGAGTTGAGTCGTTACATAAGCACAAATAGACACCGACCTAAATTTCTATCTCCATCTTTCTCGAATAGACACAAATAACAATCTATCTATGCCTATCTAAGACAGGTACAAATCGATTCCATATTCTGTCTATAACCTTATCCTGTTTACTTGAGATagacatatataaatttatatctttGTCTATTACATATAGAATCTATCTGTGCCCATCCGAGATACAAACATaagtataaaattattaacgaaattttataatattctaaacaattcaaataaaaacgatatttataaattttaccaAAAACAAACTCACTACAATGATCTTGATAGAGGAATATAAACGATGTTGATATTGTGGAAGATGAATGAAgaatatgaaagaagaaaaaaatgtaaaaaaacaaaggaataaATAGCAAAGAAAGCGAATAAATGACAAGAAGAGTAatcaaatttatgaaaaagtaATCAAACTTAGTGAATATTGAGCactttcttatatttatttaaacctACCTTATCTAAACCTTCTGTACAAaactcttaaattttgaaaagaaataaaaaggcTATTTTTTCGAAAATGTAATAGATTTGTTTCCCTCCGCACTTTTGCTCGCTTCTTCTTCGCTGCAGCCGCACAGCACCGGCAGttcaacatttcttttttctttttccgtCTAAGTTTCTGAAGTTGAATATGTGAGTTCAGAATTTGGTTTTCCTGTTTCTCTGCCCACCTTATGATTTTTAGATGATTTtctatctctttcttttctcctctGAACTGGGTGTTCTACTTTTTGTCCACATGGATTCAGTATTGACATAATTGGTCAATCGAATGTACAATATGGACCAAGTGTTTGTATTTGcatttcaattgaatttttttatgatagggttgttcttatttatatttaaattcttgCTTTTGGAACTTGATATGATACCCTTGGATGAAATGCTAATATGCGAATGCTATGCTTCCtcaattagtttttcttttaagttttttatattatgttttcTGCTGTGTGTGATCAGAGGAGGCTTTAAGTACATATAGCTTAGCTGTTTCTTGTAAACAAACATTCAGTTTTGCAGCAATAGTTTTggtatttcttctttcatctcCTTGTGGCTTGCTATAGTTTTTCGATTATGCCTTATGCTTCACCTGTATCAAAATAGAtttgttttatgaatttaCTATAGATCTAATCTGGCGGTCTGCATTGCAAGATAAACTtcagttttgttattttattaaaaggttGCTAGCTTAcattctaagttttttttttcttcaacttgtTTGTATAAGCCAACTGGAAATCctgaaaattaatttgtgtttgtaatGTTCTATTTAAGGTATTGGGCTATATTCTAATGATTATGCTTACcatatttctattttgttagattttcAGATGAGCGTGGGCTATATTCATCTGTTCTCGTTGATTCTAGTTATCAATTGTGATGGAAAGTTCCATAAGAAATTTCTGGACTGCCGTATTTGAATGACAACCTTAGCAAGTTCACTTATGTCTTCATTTGCTAAGACTTCTCCCTTCTTTTTATACTTCACTAAAATTCCAGTATTTCCCTGCCAGAATCCCCTTCGAGCTAGCCTCCGAACATATAGCTGCCGGTCTAttgtgttttcaaaaaatatactGAAATACAGTTGTAACAGTTACTTCTCGATACACACAGTTCGATATTTATGTAATGTTGCTTCAGCTGCCACTTCATCTGTTAATGCATCCTCAACATCTTCTTCCAATAAAGTCTCCCACAAATTAAGGAAGAAAGCCCTCAAGGAAGCACCAGAGAGTGTgcttaaatataatttagataTGTGCTCAAAATATGGACAAGTTGTTAAAGCACTTGAGCTTTATGATGAGGCACGAAGTAATGGCATCCAGCTTAACCAACATCACTATAATGTATTGCTCTATTTGTGCTCTTCCCCTAGTTTGCTTGAAACAAGTGGGGCTAACAACTTATCAAGTGTGGTCCTCAGCAGGGGTTTTGAGATATTTCAGCAAATGATGACGGATAAAGTATCCCCAAATGAGGCTACATTTACTAGTCTTGCAAGAATTGCAGCTGCAAGGGATGATCCAGAAATGGCCTTTTCTTTGGTGAAGCAGATGAAGGATTATCATATTGCACCAAGATTGAGGTCATATGGACCAGCGCTGTTTGGTTTCTGTAGGAAGCTAATGCCCAAAGAAGCTTATGAAGTTGATTCTCACATGCTTGCATCTGCGGTAGAACCTGAAGAACTTGAGCTTTCTGCTCTTCTAAAACTTAGTTCTGATGTGAAGAAGGCTGATAAAGTCTACGAGTTGTTGCATCGGTTAAGAAGAACAGTGAGACAGGTTTCTGAACCTACTGCCAAAGTTATTGAAGATTGGTTCAATTCTGAAAGTGCATCAGAAGTTGGGAAGAAACATTGGGATGTGGACAAGGTTAGGGAATGTATCGTTAGACGAGGTGGAGGGTGGCATGGAGAAGGTTGGCTAGGTAGTGGTAAGTGGAAGCTGGTGAGAACTGGAATTGATGATAATGGCGTTTGTCATTCATGTGCTCAGAAACTTGTTTGCATTGATATTGATCCGAAAGAAACTGAAGACTTTGCTTCCTCATTGACTAAGTTGGCTAACCAAAGAGTTAAAGctgattttaataatttccaggtatgatatttcttttgtcatcCCCAAACTCTATGACGTGAAGTTTTAATTGTTCATGGAGTGAATATTTTACAATACGTACCTGTTTGGAAACTTTTATATAGCacaattaagtatatatcTGAAATATTTAAGTGGGTAGatcaatttcttaaaatattttaaaatattaatatttttttcatagaaaaaaatgatttgccAATTTCTTGGAGCCACAATATATTTAACAGTGAGCTACAAGGTCtcaactttcatttcttcaatggTTTCGTCGTGCACCATCAAGAGTCTCAACTCCTTGCTTTTGCACTTGTGTCCCACAATGAACTTCTCATCACATTTGAGATACAATGCATGCTCTTTCCTTAATTGGAGTTAAACGTGTATCAACTCTTTGTAGGgatattcttttagaaaattttgataatgaCCTGCTATGATGGTTAGGATGAGATTGACTTCTACGGCCTTGGGTTGGTTCTTAACTAAACTATTAAGCCAAAATGTCAGCTGGCTGTTTTTTGGTGGCTTGATTGGGCCAGGCCTTGACTTTGATGCCACAACCAGATATTTGTCTCAAGCAAAGGGGTCAAAGCCAGCAGAGAGTAAGTGAAAGCTATGGTGCAATGGCCTCTCCTAGGATGTATCAAAACTAAGGGGATTTTTGGGATTAATGGGCTATTGCTATTGCTTTGTGAAACATTACAGTGAGATTGCGACTATCCTTATgaaattacttcaaaaaaaatgctttttgCTGGAACAAGCAAGCTATGGTTTCTATACCAGTTTTGGCACTTTCAGATTTCTCTTTGCCCTTTGTTGTGGAAACTGATGCTTTGGGTTATGGGTTAGGAGCAGTGTTGTTCCAAAATTCTAAACCAGTGGTTTAGTTTAGTCAGAAACTTACCTCTTGGGCACTGTCCAAGTCCATCTATGATAGAGAACTAATGGTAGTCTTTTGGCAGTTCAAAAGTGGAGGCACTACTTGCTAGGAGGAAGTTCACGGTAATTTCAgataaaaaacattaaaattccTTATTGAACAAAGGGAGGTTCAGCCCCAGTTTCAGAAATAGTTGACAAAACTACTTAGGAATgatcttgaaattttatacCAACTGGGTCTTCAAAACAAGGCAGCAGAAGCACTGTCATGTTTCAACCAGCACTGGGCATAGTGGATGTGGAGACAGCCTTGAAGGAAGTGGACAAGGATGAAGAATTACAGAAAATTATTAGTGAACTGAGAGAGAATCCAGAAGGAAAGCAACAATTTCAATGGAGTAATGATCAACTAAGGTATAAGGGCAGGTTAGTATTATCACGAAAATCATCTCTTATACCCTCTTATTACATACATTTCACAATTCAGTGTTAGGCAGAAACTCTAGATGCCTAAGGACTTATAAAAGGCTCACTGGGGAACTCCATTGGATGGGAATGAAGAATGATGTCAAGATGTACGTGGAGCAATGTGGAATATGCCAACAACATAAATCTGAATCACTGTCACTGACACTCCTTCAACCGTTGCTATTGCCGGAATTGATATTGGAAGATTGGACCATGGACTTCATAGAAGGACTACCTAAATTAGGAGGATATGATTCCATTTATAGTGGTAGTTGATAGATTAAGTAAATTCAGCCATTTCATCATCATGAAACACCCCTTCACTGCCAAAAAAGGGGCTGAAGTTTTTATAGAAAGGGTGGTCAGCAAACATGGGATTCCAAAATCAATAGTGACTGATTGTGATAAAATATTCTTAAGCAGTTTTTGGAAAGAATTATTTGCTGCAATGGGGAGGGACTTCGTTGAAAAGAAGCACGGTGTACCATCCCCAGATCAATGGTCGAACGGAAAGAGTAAATCGATGCTTGGAATCTTACCTAAGGTGTTTTTGCAATAAGCAGCCGGCAAAGTGGAGCAAATGTATACCTTGGCCAGAGTTATGGTATAACACGACATTTCATGCTTCATCGAAAACTACTCCTTTCCAAGTCGTTTATGGTAGACCTCCTCCTCCCTTAATCTCATTTGGTACTCGGAAGACAACATTGAAAGAGAATCTGGTGCTGGCACAAAACAGGATGAAAAAACAGGTGATTTACATTGGAGAGAACTAAATTTTCAGGTTGGCGATGAGGTATATTAAAAACTGAGACCATATTGTCAACGCGCTCTCTCTagaaagaaatgtgaaaagcTTTCGCCAAAGTTTTATGGTCCTTCATGTGTAACTTCCTTTCTCAATAATATGGGGTTATGTGGACTATTTCCATAGTCCCCACAACTCGTAAgtttctcttaaaaaaaaagttttatggTCCTTACGGCATATCATCGAAAAAATAGGAGAAGTGGCTTATCATTTAGATCTACCACCCGATGTTTTGATTCACTCGGTATTCCATGTATCtcaattaaaaaggaaattagaCAGAATCAGCAGGTCCAGCATTGCCCTCCAACCTTGACGGAAGAGTTTGAGTTACAATTGAGGTCAAAACCtagtaaaatctaaatatcatagataatattaaatttatcaaatgaacaacataattaacaatatttaataaaatcacatGTCAATTTCTATGAAAGAggttatattataaaatttcataacacGTGCATCCCACGTAGTACTATACTAGTTTGTATAAATTGATGGAAGGTATAGTTTGGACTATGTTTTCCAAAAATGGTATTTCATGTATCTAAATATATGtatgacaaaaaataatagcGCAAAAAAATGGACATGATCTAAGATGACCAATATTTATTGTACAGATTGCTATAATTTGGactataataatttacacCCCAGACACAGACTATAATACTTTTCACCCGaaacacaaactataataacacAATTTATTATAACCCACTCTACGTCCCAAATGCCccctttattttcttattaatcaGCAAACTTTCAAGTGCCTTGTTAAATAGTCTATATGAAATTCTTGATCATTAGGACTTTCAGATCAGCCCTCTGCTTCAACAGTTTTTGCTCAatcaatcaaggcttattattcttattcttctttgttctctgCCTGCTGCCTATGATTTATGTTTTTGCCTTGGACAgattaatttatcattttgtcTGGCTTTGTActtgtggctttttgtttgatcttgtattgttgtttttttggatgtgatgagggcactaaggggtgtcaacctagtttaGATGCCGGAGTGCACCTCATGATCCTCCCTCTCCCctttgctctttgtatattCCTCATGTactttgagttttgtttcattatttttcaatattaataatagtgagactcgtatcctttaaa
This genomic interval carries:
- the LOC101221223 gene encoding proteinaceous RNase P 1, chloroplastic/mitochondrial; its protein translation is MTTLASSLMSSFAKTSPFFLYFTKIPVFPCQNPLRASLRTYSCRSIVFSKNILKYSCNSYFSIHTVRYLCNVASAATSSVNASSTSSSNKVSHKLRKKALKEAPESVLKYNLDMCSKYGQVVKALELYDEARSNGIQLNQHHYNVLLYLCSSPSLLETSGANNLSSVVLSRGFEIFQQMMTDKVSPNEATFTSLARIAAARDDPEMAFSLVKQMKDYHIAPRLRSYGPALFGFCRKLMPKEAYEVDSHMLASAVEPEELELSALLKLSSDVKKADKVYELLHRLRRTVRQVSEPTAKVIEDWFNSESASEVGKKHWDVDKVRECIVRRGGGWHGEGWLGSGKWKLVRTGIDDNGVCHSCAQKLVCIDIDPKETEDFASSLTKLANQRVKADFNNFQGWLEKHGPFDAVIDGANVGLVNERQFNFIQLKRAVYQMRELSPSKKMPLIILHKRRITDGPARNPNNMKLIETWKNCGALYATPYSVNDDWYWLYAAVRFKCLLLTNDEMRDHLFQLLGNTFFPQWKEKHQVRLSVSRNGLKLHMPPSYSIVIQESENGSLHVPTTTGDDLETPREWLCATRPTNTSMSGFE